In Synchiropus splendidus isolate RoL2022-P1 chromosome 7, RoL_Sspl_1.0, whole genome shotgun sequence, the genomic window GGCTCTCGGAGATTCCAGCTAAGCCATAGGCCTCTGCACAAAAAGGTAAAGGTTTCTTCACAGTCTTGACACCAATCACATGTTGCTCCTTGCTCTTTAGCTGCATTGTACCTCCTGAATGGTTTGCGGAACAAGTTTGGGCCAACATTTCTCCCTCTCCTATAAGAGTGCTCCTCTTGTAGAGCCTCGGGGGCAGTGAGAACTCTGGGATTCTGTCGGGAGTGATGACATTGTTGTGCAGCTTGTCCCTGGCACAGGTGTCTTCTGCAGTCCTCCCCTTGTAGTGATTTAGCTCCAGAGGAATGTTCTCCATGCTGCTCTTTATCTTATCAAGGACCCACATCCTAATGCTGAAGTTTAAGCTCCTCGTTCAGTGATACAAACTTTGTTCTTCTGCAGCTAAGTAAACGAATAGGGAGAATCAAACACTCAATTAAACACACATACAAAAGGCCATGTTATTGATTCCAAGCTGCCGTATGTACTCACCGCCTGTGGTTGGAGACGTATCATCTGTTAAAAAGCAGCCCGCATCTGTGTGACGGATGTGACTCGGGCAGGTTTTAAGAGGTCAGGCTGCATCACTGCTCTGCCTCCACATGCGTCAGAAAACAGGCAGTGCACGTATGTTCATTCAAGACTGTTTAACTGCTGGGTGAGATGGGATGTGGGCGTCCATGACCATAGGAAGTCCATCATCAATCACTGACTCGTGAAAAACACTGCCTCAGGTTGAAAATGAGATAAACAATAAAGTCTGATAAAAAGTACTTTGAAGTATGAGGTCAATTCCATGCAAAAAAACACGGTTTCAAGGATGTCTTTGACTGCCTTAGATTTATTTGTAGAATTAATTGTGCGATACTGAGTGGAGTATTCAGAGTTTTGACCTCCTAATCTGAGCGGATTCAAAGAGCGCCTGTGGTCACTACCTCAAACACCCAGTGCCCTTTAAAACACAGGTCTGGTGCAGGCAAAGGGCTGCTGCAAAGATCAACCATGAGTCATCTGCAGATCAGATGAAACAATATAACATCAAGcactaatatttttttttaattgttgggATTATTGTTTTTGGAATTAAAACCAATGTTTAAATGTACTTACCAACCAAATAATATTGAAATTTGGAGAAACCCAGATACTTATATTATCAGGATCGTGGCACTGCCGCAAATTTTTTTAGTCATACTTAAGACATGTTCTTAAAACAATAATGATGTGTGCTTGCTGCTATCGAAACAACCGCCCAACATTCATTCCCTCATTTTATGTGTCCTATTATGTGCTCTTGAGGTTGCATGGGGTGACAGGCAGGGGAACCCCTGGACAGGCAGGAGTccatcacacacagacaaatatCCACTCACAGACATTCACTCCTTTGGCCAATTCTAGAGCAACTAGTCTCTGTCCAGAGGAAACTTCACAGAGAGAACACAGAGTTCTctcaagctggatttgaacccgaGAGCTGTCTCCATCTTAAGTGGTATCATTTAGCATGGTCCGCCCCAAAACCATGCTGCGACCATCAGTGACAGTGAGAAGACCATGgccaaaaaagcagaaaaatgaaagacCTGAAGTGAAAGCttgtatgtattatttattcaagGTCTTACCATATGATGAAATTGATAACTCTAGTTGTGtgctagtcttttttttttttttaattaaactgTTATTTAGCGATCAAAGACTTGTATCAATGTTACTAATGTAGAGACATAGACTTTTGCAAGAAAAGTGTACAGTGAAAACTGCAATTGTGAGAAGAATTTGAGATTAGATTTGAGTTATGAGATTTGTCATACCAGAGCCAGCTCATTGCATTGTGTAATTTTATTTGTGTGGAACGGAATTAAATTGGCTTTATTGTCCTAAGGAACACTCACCGTCAACAGTGGGtctttttattgcattattGCATTAATTGCATCAAAAACTCTTTAAGTGCAACTGACCAAAATTGTAGCGAATAGCTTGAGTAACTGGACTACAAAACAATGACCTAAAAGGTGCAAAATCCCAATGTTAAACAAGGCGTGAGATGTGTAGATAAGAATGACTTGTAGTTCAACTATAGCCATTAGGTCTCCCAAACATCAACCCTCAACATTTGAAAGCATATATCATACTATTCCCGTCGCTCAAGATAGAAACATACGCGCgttgttttatttcaataaacCGTTATATGGCTCCATCTAGTGGAGGATAAAGTGAGCCTCTGGAAGTTACGAGTTGGAATGAAGAATTTTGCTTCGAATgcttgaaggagaaaaaaaatcactcactTAGAGAGGAGAAAGTTTTTCACTCAATGTAATTCATTTGGCAATAACGCCCTGTAGTGTTAATTGGCGCTGTAATAACTGTAAAAGTCAAGGTCCTGCTCTGACTGCCACTCGTTCATCTCTCCATTATACAGAAAGCACTCCGAGTTTTTATAGAGGTAATAAAGTCGAAGCTCACTACGGCAAAACCAGCGGTCAAAAGGCATCTATGCCCCTAAAAGCGCTATTTTACAAGTCCGTGTCTCTATACTTGTGTGGACTTTGTCATAATGCGGAACCAAAATGAAACtatttcatcttcaaattgaggcgTCATCTTAAAGACAGACAAAAGTTATCCCCACCAAAGTGTAAgctccccacaaggaggtgttttgacAAGAattggtacacacacacatacacacagttcAGGTACAGCAACAGCAAAATAACACAGAAATAAATGGAGACAGAGCAGGTTAAAGAAATTATTggttagattaaaaaaaaaataataataaaagtatgGAATTCTTTTTTCAGGTTTATTGGATGGAAGATTCATTCTTGGGAAGATTTTGAGGATGATTTCCAGTGACTCTTTTCAACTTCGTGTATGGACTAAGCATCATCGTACCAAATGGCTCCTCCTTTTATCTTGTTTATTATGCATCTTCCAATCCATTTCTTCTTTtgtcatgatgtgaaaaaacttcaaaataactgtatGTAAACTTTAAGGAAGGGTAACGCTGAAAAAGCAATTTGTTCCACTCCATTTCACTTTAATCTCTATTATTGAGGAGTTGAAGCGACTTAATGGACACTTTGTGCCAAACACTTAACCTCTTAAAAggcctttttttctctttttttttttggcttgagaCCTCTTTGTCTTAATTTCTTTAGAGGAAAGTAAGGTTGTCAGTGAGTTAAAGGAGAAACATTGGGAAACAGGCCAAAGTGGCTGAACTGCGGTGGACTGATGATTACATTTAATAATCGTTAATAAGGTGTAATAATTCGGCCCTATAAAGATAGATGGCAGATGATATAAGATGTTGCTGGCGACCTTAGAGAGAGGACATATGAGAGACAATACATTTCATTTAGAGGTGAGGTGACACAATCTGCTCCTCAATCAGTGAATCCGTTTTTCATTGCTGTGGAGCCAGTGAAGTTTTCAACAAGgagcccagtgtgtgtgtgtgtgtgtgtgtgtgtgtctgcccttCGTGATCGTACTCTGTGGGGATCAATTCTTGACagaacactatccttgtgatgACCTTGTGactttggctggaccccacaaggttatgtctcaatttgaggatgaagaatgttctgatggctggttaaggttagccatgtgttttggatggttaggtatagggggagatgctggggaaagggttatggcaatgcgTGGGCCCCACAAAGATGTTGTGGCAAACAAAGATAAAGTGTATTTCAGAAGAATGGTACATTTATTGAAGCCAAACATTTACATGTATTATGTTCGCAGGACAGTTTCTTCCAgcacgtctgactctggagaaaGCTGGGacatcttcatctcctccacaggtgctctctcctcctgctcctccaaacCATCACCGCCACCACACCAACAACACAccacatcatcaccatcacaacACTGAGCAGCACAGTCAACACGCCCTGAAAATACAAGTTGAACCGTGCTCATGAGAAACCTTCCTGTggatcatttgttttggaaacaaCCCTTAAAGTGAGCCGAGTCACAGACAACCAGAATGTGAGGAGCCGCACACGTATGAAACCGATGAGTGTGGTGATGTGTGAGTGTGGCAGTGTGCGCGAGGGTGACCAACTAATCAGATCAATAAATTAAGCTGCTCATTATGATGGCCCGCTCCTGCTAGTCATTAAAACAATCATGTCGAATTCGTCACCCTGGCCTCTGTGAAGTGTGGCTCATTACAGCTAATGTGTCATTGTCGATTCAAAACCGTGAGGTTACTTATCTGCCAAGCGACTGTAAAACACCTCTGAcccaaatgttttattcatccgAAAAGACTTGTATTACTCATCTAAAAGTCGTATGTCACTCGAGTTAAACAGCAAATGAAGGAATATTTCATATTCACGTCGTCTCCTCttgagaaaccaaaacaatcTGCTGATCTTTTTGACCCATACTAATCACAACCGTACTTTGTCCTCATggatattttcaatatttttcattacaAGTGGGATTATTTTTTGTGCGAGTTACACACTTTACGTCCAATTAAATGCCTTTAAAACAatcagacagttttttttttaacttccagGTATTCTGAAATAATATTAatgcttcattcatttttctccaCCACCGACTTCACAGAATGCTGTGGGTGCGCTTCCTCACTGTTTTTGGATATTCTGATTTGATGTTTTACTTATTTGCTGTGGAGTATTTTCAactttcattatatatatatatatatatatatatatatatatatatatatatatatatatatatatatatatatatatatatatatatatacagagagagagattaaaagagctttagtttaaataacgtgatataaaaacttgattaTAGTCaccattgtgttttgttgtgctattgtcaaactgatgcaaaataaacaatattttgttgtgtaaatatatgtatggatccatcatttgattcagcaatataccaaattcattcaaattgaaaaatgtcccAGCCtaatccatatatatatatatatatatatatatatatatatatatatatatatatatatatatatatatatatatatatatatatatatatatatatatatatatatatatatatatagatatagatatagatattgatatatatatagatatatagattaGGGTGggacatttatatatatatatagatatatagatagatacaatgcataaaacatgttagaattttattgaattattattataattcaaACAAAATGTGCTTGCCAATAATCAAGACTGAAAAgccaactgaaaatgaaaactcgCCCCAGGGGGCCACAGTTATATCTAGACAGCAGAACTTTCTCATATAGCTTATAAGGCTTTCACCTACTTCCCCTTTGAGTTACTGCGAAACATACTGTTTTCACACAACATTGACTTCTATGCACACGCAACGCACACCCGCACGCACTGACAATTTAGGGCCCTCATGTGACATTATGATTCCAGAAGCATCTGACTTCAGTGTTGTGATGATCACGAGGGTAATAATAGTCGCATTATTACTCCTCTTATTGTGTCTTAATTAGTGGCATTTAATTATGCGCTAATGCAGTGAGGGCTATTAGAGACTCAGGGGCCTGCTGATCAGGGAATTGAACCTaggctaacacacacacactcatgcacactcactcatgcacacacacaggaatCGCAGTTTTATTGTGCCATAAAAATCTTTGCTCCCTTTAACTAGAAATTACGACTTCCAtgtcgtgtgtgtgtcagaacaGGACACATTCATACGCGCTGACGCTTCTTCAGTCACGTGAAAGAGGAAAAGTATCCCGCAACAGAAATGTTGGTTTGAGGAAAGGGGGTCATCACTTTCATGTTAAATCAACTCATTAGCAAAGACTCTTGAATAGATTTTCGTTTTTCACTCCCACTCCTCTCATCCACTCATGCATCTCAATTATTTGTTCAGAGGCTGGTGTAACAATGGTGCTGACTGTCGGCGCCTTTGACGTGCTAAAACAGCAGACAGGAGGCTGAAGATAAGTCAGCTTCAGTGGGCACGTCACTGTGTCACTGCAGCACACGGCTTCAAAGGTGCGACGAAAAACATAAGACGGCAGTAATAACTTGATGAGTTGGCTTTTTTACCTTTGAAGCGTTCAAATAAATGTCTTCAACGATGTTTATTAATATTAGCAAAGGTTTCCCTCAACAAGCAGCTTGGTCAATACCTGGTCATGTTCACTTGAATTCAGcaggaaaaaaggaagaaaagggTATTACAAACTGTTTCATGGATATGTTATGGCATGTTTTGAAATGAcggaaagattaaaaaaaagactaagATGAATTTATTTCATGAGCTCTATAAttgaaagaacaaaaataaaataattatttttagattttttttccatcactgcAAAATGGAGCCTGAGACTGCCCCGATAATAAAAGGTGCCTTTGGACAGGTCACTATCCATCACAGGTTAGATATTGACagcgactcacacacacacacacacttgtctttcTATCTTACTGAGGACATTCATTGCCATGATGCTTCCCCTAGACTCTAACAATCCAAACCAAATGGTTaacattaaccaggactcttaacaaaacatctttaaaatacaatattaatgACTTAGCTATTTGGAAGTTTAATACTGAAATTGTGACTTAACGTAGTTGGgacccacaaagcaaaatgtcctcacaagtaggtgtatTTCCAAGAATTAGTCCTCACTAGTATGGCTAAAccttatatacacacacacaggtttgtcgcaccatcttCGGGGggtcctctcattgccataaccctttccccagcctctcaccctaaacataTACACATCCAAAActaatggttaaccttaaccaggactctaactATAATgaccttcatcctcaaattggaGCTGAACCAACAACGTGTTGTtcaaaattggtcctcactaggatagataatcttaaatgcacacacacacatatcttcCCTTGTGCTGTATAAGTCACAAGATGCCTAGAAGAAAAGCACTGGGAGAAACTTCAAACTCCACAGAGAAAGAACACTCCAAACCAAGTTGGATTTTAAACTACAACAATCGTCCTGTGAAGCTTcaacacaaaatatttgaaatatataacATGATATATAGTTCTGAGATAATGTTATATTTAAGTTtataagacttttttttaaatatatgaatCAAAGCATACTGAATGTCATCAATGGGTAAAtcataaatgaaaacacaaacaggacataaaaagaaataaaggagTGCTGCTTATTAAAATGttggctcaaaaaaaaaaaaaatcagaacatCCAGCTAGATTATAAATTCCTCTTCTGCATCCAACAGGTTGCCAACAAACCTGAGCTGAAGCCTTTCAACTGTGTCCCAACACCGGTGTGTGATTTTAGTTACCGTCTGGAGTAACTCTATTTTATATTGCCAAATAGTAAGTGCGACAAAGACACTGCTGCTTTTGTGTCGTGTGATTTTGCATGTTAGTGTTAACTGATAAGCCCTTGGGAAGCTCTGCTTATTTTTCATAAATGTCTTGTAAAATCCAGTTGTGTGTTTGATTAAAACATCTTTATAATCATTGCCAATTTTTGCTTTCTTTCCTCATTTCCACCTTGAGACGTTGTCTGACTCGCAACCActctcctcctcgctctccttcTGGTGAAGGCAATCCATACTGCAGTTAATAATTCTGTAGATGTCATGAAGATCTGATCTCATGTGACAACATTTTTTAGTAAtttgatttaaattaaataataactgGCCGTAAATTCGCCACCCACCTTGTCCACATGAATCATGATGAGGAATCTGACTTATACCCTATATATTCAACCATGTAACGGAAAAACTAAGGGAAGTACAGTTAAAAGCTGCACCCAGAGccgatgaaaaaaagaattatcAAATCATCTTATTTGCCATACAGTTTTAATACACGTTTGCAAATACAGCATATGCgccacaaaataaatgtagataaataaacaaaattagTCACACAGAATGTTTCTTAATAAATATCTTGTGGTTATAATAcactcaaaacatttcagatgcaCTGCCACAGTCCATAACAAATAAGTGCAAATGCCTGATTAGAAAAAAGGCCTGCTGacgccaatatatatatatatttaaaatacaatTCTACAATTAGAGCAAAAGCAAAGCTATGTACACATGAGCTTGTTTTAGAACAGCTAGTCTTCTGTTAAAAGCTTTCTTTGGGATTGTTTGATTGTATATTGATCAATGCCACGTCACTCGAGGTAAAAACGCCCTCATTGTTCTGTGCAAattaaaagatgaaaacaaactcactgcgctttttaaaagttttttttttccttttttttcctcggcTGCTACACCTGGGCCTTCAGTGCAAATGTGTCAGGTCTCTCTGGAGTGTGAGCTCATGCGTCTAAGACAAGAGGAGAGCCGGGTGCAGAGGGTTACCTTTACCCTCCAGGTCACTTTTGTCCATCATGGCGGCCGGAGCGCAGAGCTGATGCGGGTTCAAGCCGGGAACCGCGCCCAGAGCCGGGGTGGCTTTGATGGGCACGGGGATGGCAGGCAGTGTTtgcccgctgctgctgctgctgtacaaGCCTTTTGCCTGGACGCCGAAGGGGGAATACTCGGAGGAGGAGGGCAGAGCCACGCCACCCATGGTCTCCGACAGAACCCCGACGTGTGGCCACATGGAGCTGACCACGCTGCTGAGCTGAGGGGCCATGGGGTAGCCCAGGTGGTGCATGACCGAGGAGAGAGGCACCCCCCCTGCCATCACTCCTTTATAGTCCCGGCCTATTATGTTCTCTATGGCGAACGGGTGCTTGAACCCGCCGGGCTGCGCGCAGGTGATGCCCCCGTAGCTCTGGAACTGCGGCAGCCGCCCCACCGCGCTCACCGGGCTCACCGCGTGCTCGTGGTGGCTGGATGCTGCGCTCAGCTTCCCGCCcgggtgctggtggtggtgatgatggtggtggaagTAGTGCATCATCGGGGCGCTTTTGCAGGTCAAGTGCTCGGCCCGCAGCACTTTGAAGCGCTTCCGTCTCCTCAGGAAACTGCCGTTTtcaaacatgtccccacagtCCGGGTGCAGCGCCCAGAAGCTGCCCTTGCCGGGCTGATCCGGCCGCCGCGGGATCTTGATGAAGCAGTCGTTGAAGGACAGGTTGTGTCGGAGGGAGTTCTGCCACCTCTGGGTGTTCTCCCGGTAATACGGGAAGCGGTCCATGATGAACTTGTAAATGTCACTCAGGGGGAGCATCTTCTCGGGTGAGTTCTGGATGGCCATCGCGGTCAGGGAGATGTAGGAGTACGGGGGTTTCTGGTCGCTGTAAGAGTTTTTCCCGGGTCTCGGCATCTTCACTCAGGTGGAGCTAAAcaaactataaataaaatagtAGCTTCGATCTCGCAGAGCGCTCAGGGGAATGCCTTGACTTGGGCGTCCAATTCGGTTCCAAAGTCCTGAGCCATTTGACATGTAACTTTTCCACGTCTTTTTCTTGCAGGTATTCAAGAAGCAAAGCGCTTTCCAGAGGCCTCGGTGGAGTCAGGTGAGATCCTGCATCCCTCAAAGCATCTTTGCGCGCCTCGGGGCGCTTTGAGCGCGCGCGCAAAAACCAAAGTCGTGTGCGTAAAAGTTCGCTGCGTCTCTTCAATCTCTTGGTTGCTGTAGAAGCCGTTGACGTTCTGCGCCTGTGCTTGGCGTGAGCTCCTCTCTTTATGTGAGATGCCTCCTCTGAGAGAGCGCCGTTTTTGTGAGACCCCCCTCAGGTCGCCGGCTCCTGCCTATTATCTATTATCCAGACACGAGGGGACACGTCAGGCGCTGTTTGCGTGCGTGTTTATGTAGAAAAAAAGGGAGGGGGAGAAAGGGAGAGCAAAGATGTGAATTAATAAGAGGAGTGGGTGTTGCCTCTGATCTTCTTTACCAATCAGCTCAAACTCTGTGTTTTCTGTAAAGTAATCTACAAGTTGGAATACAAGGAGAAGCACAAGACTCTGACCTTTGACACGAGCCCATAGAAG contains:
- the foxb2 gene encoding forkhead box protein B2, giving the protein MPRPGKNSYSDQKPPYSYISLTAMAIQNSPEKMLPLSDIYKFIMDRFPYYRENTQRWQNSLRHNLSFNDCFIKIPRRPDQPGKGSFWALHPDCGDMFENGSFLRRRKRFKVLRAEHLTCKSAPMMHYFHHHHHHHQHPGGKLSAASSHHEHAVSPVSAVGRLPQFQSYGGITCAQPGGFKHPFAIENIIGRDYKGVMAGGVPLSSVMHHLGYPMAPQLSSVVSSMWPHVGVLSETMGGVALPSSSEYSPFGVQAKGLYSSSSSGQTLPAIPVPIKATPALGAVPGLNPHQLCAPAAMMDKSDLEGKGNPLHPALLLS